One stretch of Brachyhypopomus gauderio isolate BG-103 chromosome 10, BGAUD_0.2, whole genome shotgun sequence DNA includes these proteins:
- the pigo gene encoding GPI ethanolamine phosphate transferase 3, catalytic subunit, giving the protein MKRLPILVLLLWLCTLFYVGVFLFVGGFLLVRLEVNRTSTCADILHPGAADKGDFCLKEPRFRRAVILIIDALKADFARYNPVNAVPRPFENKLPILEEMVSSKPSHARLYTFRADPPTTTMQRIKGFTTGSLPTFIDVGNNFASSAILEDNLVLQLGQAGKRVVFMGDDTWVSLFPRGFHRSLPFPSFNVKDLHTVDNGILQNIFPTLDGDDWDVLIAHFLGVDHCGHRFGPDHPAMAEKLTQMDGVIRSVIERLQNDTLLVVMGDHGMTDTGDHGGESQKETDAALFLYSSSPLLLAPSSQVEPEVVPQTDLVPTLALLLGVPIPYSSLGQVLLPLFPLNTTSGVPLTLSQEEALWINVKQVNRFLETYSSMATDIPADRLSHLRAHFSQLSSRYLGSMHTGAPLPPQLLASMQEYLGSVRETCRASWARFNPLKMACGLLVVCGACVVSYVLAELSSVALRSGVLKPVLMGGLAVATTVAVVQLFTLGSVEASWALGAAALASELLFLWRTRRACPRGRLSPRGLLTPPLLVLLLRCASLLSDSYVISEGRVVTFLIFTLGVYVPVSLNWEGLLVPSAPADTQKPPGCHSPALPPSTVRRESTAVLVCLGVLVSCLYLSLSFHGCREEQGSCRPSAFLTPLSRMQDGRLRNLHYVLSLAALFAWAFLLLRWLRHYGNLNSAGVVTFAARCLLPLASVCMGLHWAVGAAPEDSFRNLSELISLAQVTVPRVTFGLLGLGLLLLWLDPLTVYLKTRTPPSSGTPLPPPRYRASTGISAQAELHHLIPQLYQRIRWSLEDGGTQGSEPDGRPAVEAYGLGTVYSAPLVLLCGLLGLMLLLLHPEGMALAFLMLLLQAAALLHLHASTRTLSSLQSQSNGFTVPWTPVVLWSLAASQFFHTTGHLPTFPSIQWGAAFVGFPQGHVGTTLPALLVTLNTFASHILFAVACPLLLLWPLVCEVRGSRTGRPVAGEDGDDVAMEMKLRENPQQFSSALLQLSARYLLIGGAQVLASVCAAAVLRRHLMVWKVFAPKLMFEASAFIVSSVFVLLGVSLVLRVDVAVACLFQRLLPDNSR; this is encoded by the exons ATGAAGAGGCTTCCTATCCTGGTCCTGCTCCTGTGGTTGTGTACTTTGTTTTATGTGGGTGTCTTTCTCTTTGTGGGGGGGTTCCTTCTCGTGCGGCTGGAGGTGAACAGGACCAGCACTTGTGCAGACATCTTACATCCAGGAGCTGCAGACAAAGGAGACTTTTGCCTGAAAGAGCCCCGCTTCCGCAGGGCTGTCATTCTAATCATTGATGCTCTCAAGGCCGACTTCGCCCGCTACAACCCAGTCAATGCAGTGCCCAGACCGTTTGAGAACAAGCTGCCAATCTTAGAAGAGATGGTATCGTCAAAACCGTCCCATGCCAGGCTCTATACCTTCAGGGCAGATccgcccaccaccaccatgcaGAGGATCAAGGGCTTCACCACTGGCTCCCTGCCGACGTTCATTGATGTAGGAAACAACTTCGCCTCCAGCGCCATCCTGGAGGATAACCTGGTCCTTCAGCTGGGTCAGGCGG GAAAGCGAGTGGTATTCATGGGTGATGACACGTGGGTCAGTCTCTTCCCCAGAGGGTTCCATCGGTCCCTGCCTTTCCCCTCCTTCAACGTGAAGGATCTTCACACTGTGGACAACGGAATCCTCCAGAACATCTTCCCCACCT TGGACGGAGATGACTGGGACGTGCTGATTGCTCACTTCCTGGGCGTGGACCACTGCGGCCACAGATTTGGCCCTGACCATCCTGCCATGGCAGAAAAACTGACTCAGATGGATGGAGTCATCAG ATCTGTGATTGAGCGCCTGCAGAACGACACCCTGCTGGTGGTGATGGGAGATCACGGGATGACTGACACAGGGGACCACGGTGGAGAGAGCCAGAAGGAGACGGACGCTGCTCTCTTCCTCTACAGCAGTTCTCCTCTGCTTCTGGCCCCCAGCTCACAG GTGGAGCCAGAGGTGGTGCCTCAGACCGACCTGGTGCCCACGCTGGCACTGCTCCTGGGAGTGCCCATCCCCTACAGCAGCTTGGGCCAGGTTCTACTGCCACTTTTCCCCCTCAACACCACTTCGGGTGTACCTTTGACTCTCAGCCAGGAGGAGGCGCTGTGGATCAACGTCAAACAG GTAAACCGGTTTCTGGAGACCTACTCGAGCATGGCGACAGACATCCCGGCAGACCGCCTGTCGCACCTGCGCGCCCACTTCTCCCAGCTGTCCTCTCGGTACCTTGGCTCCATGCACACAGGTGCTCCTCTCCCTCCGCAGCTCCTGGCCTCCATGCAGGAGTACCTGGGCTCCGTCCGGGAGACCTGCCGTGCGTCCTGGGCCCGCTTCAACCCCCTCAAGATGGCGTGTGGCCTGCTGGTCGTTTGCGGGGCGTGCGTGGTGAGCTACGTCTTGGCGGAGCTCTCGTCCGTGGCGCTGCGGTCGGGCGTCCTGAAGCCGGTGCTGATGGGTGGCCTGGCCGTAGCGACGACGGTGGCCGTGGTGCAGCTCTTCACACTTGGCTCTGTGGAGGCATCGTGGGCTTTGGGAGCGGCAGCACTGGCGTCGGAGCTGCTGTTCCTATGGAGGACCCGGCGGGCGTGTCCGCGCGGCAGGCTCTCGCCCCGGGGCCTCCTCACGCCGCCTCTCCTGGTGCTCCTCCTGCGGTGCGCCTCCTTGCTCTCGGACAGTTACGTCATCTCGGAGGGACGGGTGGTCACCTTCCTGATATTCACGTTGGGAGTCTACGTTCCTGTTAGCCTGAACTGGGAGGGGCTCCTGGTGCCATCTGCACCCGCTGACACGCAGAAACCCCCGGGCTGCCACTCTCCCGCGCTGCCACCCTCCACGGTCCGCCGGGAGAGCACCGCCGTCCTGGTGTGCCTGGGCGTTCTGGTGTCctgcctctacctctctctctcgttccacGGCTGCCGCGAGGAGCAGGGCTCCTGCCGGCCTTCTGCCTTTCTGACGCCGCTCTCGCGCATGCAGGACGGCCGTCTGCGCAACCTGCACTACGTCCTGTCCCTGGCAGCCCTCTTCGCCTGGGCCTTCCTGCTGCTTCGCTGGCTCCGCCACTACGGGAACCTGAACAGCGCGGGCGTAGTTACGTTCGCCGCCCGCTGCCTCCTCCCCCTGGCCTCCGTCTGCATGGGCCTTCACTGGGCGGTGGGTGCTGCTCCCGAGGACAGCTTCAGGAACCTGTCGGAGCTGATCAGCCTGGCGCAGGTGACCGTGCCGCGGGTGACCTTCGGCCTGCTGGGCCTCGGGCTGCTCTTGCTGTGGCTGGACCCGCTGACGGTGTACCTGAAGACCCGCACGCCTCCCAGCTCTGGGACTCCACTGCCTCCGCCCAGGTATCGCGCGAGCACGGGCATCAGCGCACAGGCAGAGCTGCACCACCTCATACCACAGCTTTACCAGCGCATACGTTGGTCACTGGAGGACGGCGGCACCCAGGGGTCGGAACCGGACGGCCGGCCCGCCGTGGAGGCATATGGGCTGGGTACGGTGTATTCGGCGCCCCTGGTCTTGCTGTGTGGCCTGCTGGGCTTGATGTTGCTCCTGCTCCACCCCGAGGGCATGGCGCTGGCCTTCCTAATGCTTCTACTGCAGGCCGCAGCTCTGCTGCACCTCCACGCCTCCACCCGCACCCTCTCCAGCCTGCAGAGTCAGTCCA ACGGGTTCACCGTCCCGTGGACTCCGGTGGTTCTGTGGTCTCTGGCCGCCTCCCAGTTCTTCCACACCACGGGTCACCTGCCTACGTTCCCCTCCATCCAATGGGGCGCTGCGTTCGTGGGCTTCCCACAAGGCCATGTGGGCACCACCCTGCCAGCCTTACTCGTCACTCTCAACACCTTTGCCTCACACATCCTGTTTGCAG TTGCATGTCCACTGTTGCTGCTCTGGCctctggtgtgtgaggtgcgtgGATCTCGGACCGGTCGCCCAGTTGCCGGGGAGGATGGAGATGATGTTGCCATGGAGATGAAACTGCGAGAAAACCcacagcagttcagttcagcactCCTGCAGCTCTCAGCACGCTATCTGCTTATCGGTGGAGCTCAG GTGTTGGCCTCggtttgtgctgctgctgtccTCAGGAGGCACCTGATGGTGTGGAAAGTGTTCGCACCAAA GCTGATGTTTGAAGCTAGTGCGTTCATCGTCAGCAGTGTATTTGTGCTGCTCGGTGTCTCTCTGGTCCTGAGGGTGGACGTGGCAGTGGCATGCTTATTTCAGAGACTTCTTCCAGACAATTCCAGGTAG